The genomic window TTAAGCGTGACGGTATGTACGGCTTTATCGACTACAACGGCGTTATAATGGTAAAGCCTGAGTATTCCGGCTACTATATCGACTATGACGGCAAAATGACCCTTTCCCGTGTGACATCTGAGGGTACTGAATACTGCGCTATCGACGAGTCGGGCTATATCACCCACGTCGGCACTGACAGAGCGATAAAGGACAGGTTCTTCTTCTACGACGACGCAAAGCATCAGTGCTACTACCAGAACTACAAGGATAAGTTCGCAAAGCCCTATAACGGCAAGAAAATGGTCGCTGTTCAGAGCATAAACGCCACCGACAAGGGCAACGATAAGTTTGAAGTCGAGATAACAGATGAGAGGTTCGCTCTCTGCCAGAACAATGAGCTGCTGACCGAATATGAATATGACGATGCGTATCTTCCTATATATAAAGGAACAGGCTCGACCTGTATCGCACTTTGCAAGGACGGCAAGTGGGGCTATGTAAACGGCAAGGGCGAGCAGATAATAGACTTCATCTGCGATGCCATACCCCAGTCGTCACTTGCGAGCGACCTTCAGGTATCAGAGGGCTTACACCCGTATCTTTTCGCAGGAAAGTATATCGCAGTATCGGTAAACAGCCGCTTCGGCTACTATAATAAGAAGGGCGAGGTCATCGTTACCCCCGGCGAGTTCGAGCAGGCAAGACCTGTGCTCAACGGCCTTGCGTGGGTAAGAAAGGACGGCAAGTGGGGCGTTGTGCAGATAGGCGAGATAGACGAGTCGCTCGTTATCACCACGACGACCACGACGACCACCAAGAAGGTCGAGACTACCAAGTACACCGGCACATGGGCGACGACGACTACAACGGCCGCCGAAACGACCACAGAGACCGAGAAGACCAAGAAGACCAAAAAGACCAAAAAGACCAAGGAAACAGAGCCCCCGGCTCCTACCGAGACCGAGACGCCTGCACCTACAGAGACTGAGCCCCCGGCACCCACCGAGACCGAGCCTCCGCAGACCGAGGCACCTGCGACAGACCCTCCTGCCACTGACCCTCCTGCGACCGACCCTCCGGCCGAGCAGCCGGCAGAGCAGGGTGCGGAACAGTAAATAACAAAACCGCTGCTTACACATAGCAGCGGTTTTTATACTTGACATTTTTATAATAATGTGCTATAATTATAGCAGTAAATGAGAACTAAGCCCCCGAGGGACGCTGGTAACGCCCTCAGGTTGATCGGCAGTTCTCCTTTGTGATTTAGTGATTAGAAAACACCGCCATCATTTCAGGAGTTGGCGGTGCTTTCCTTTTTTTGTTGCCTTTTTCAGGTCTACATTAAGTACTTGCTTATCTCTTCTTGTTTATCTTGAAGAGGACGATCAGAACTGCTATCACATTTATAATACCTATGATAGTGTTAACAAACAGAAAAAGATCTGAATATGTCACATAGCTCATCACGCACACCTCCCTTTCGGGAGAACCGCCGTTTCTGCTTTGCTTAGCCCCTCGCCTTCCGGCTCAGTCTGCCTTTTGGCATTGAATGTATTATAGCACATAAATTCACACTTGTCAAACTGAAGATCATTGCGTTTTCACACATCTGTCACATTCCGCAAAAGCCACGAAAACACCTGCGAAAACCGCTGTGATTGTATACATACAATACAGCATTTATATCAGAAATATGACATAAAAGAAA from Ruminococcus sp. NK3A76 includes these protein-coding regions:
- a CDS encoding WG repeat-containing protein, with product MKRPICFLIAAVMSSALLAACGESDSSSKHPSLLDEINNSSQTEDTGGGTSGRSTSYEWVLSPTIEAENIIAPDGAQVNTEGIENNAYMRVAILKRDGMYGFIDYNGVIMVKPEYSGYYIDYDGKMTLSRVTSEGTEYCAIDESGYITHVGTDRAIKDRFFFYDDAKHQCYYQNYKDKFAKPYNGKKMVAVQSINATDKGNDKFEVEITDERFALCQNNELLTEYEYDDAYLPIYKGTGSTCIALCKDGKWGYVNGKGEQIIDFICDAIPQSSLASDLQVSEGLHPYLFAGKYIAVSVNSRFGYYNKKGEVIVTPGEFEQARPVLNGLAWVRKDGKWGVVQIGEIDESLVITTTTTTTTKKVETTKYTGTWATTTTTAAETTTETEKTKKTKKTKKTKETEPPAPTETETPAPTETEPPAPTETEPPQTEAPATDPPATDPPATDPPAEQPAEQGAEQ